Within the Balaenoptera acutorostrata chromosome 10, mBalAcu1.1, whole genome shotgun sequence genome, the region agagagggagggagggagcggggaCAGTCCCAGGCCCGGGAGGCGGGGCGCGAGGAGGCCACGCCCACGGCCTACTGGCCATCCTGCGCTTTCCAGAGCTCCGCTGGCGTTCGCTGCGAGAACCGGCGGAAGACCCACCGGATGAATGGCCCTCCTCCCGGGATGGGGGCCCCGGGTCCCCGCGGGGCTCCGAATCTCGCGGCCTCGCCCCACAGCGTGCGGCGCGCCCGGCCGTTTGTGCGCGAGGCGGGGCGCGGGGCTCCCCTGGCCCTGGGCGCGCCGAACCCCTCGGCGGCGGGGGCGAGCAGCAGCCGGGGCGGCGCCCGCGAGCACCGCCAGGCCGGAGAGAATGTGCACTGTGACTCCTGGGTCCGAGAGAAAGTGCTCTTTCTTCTGCACCCGGAGAGGTGGTTGGGGACTCAGGGGGACTCCGCACGGGAAGAAGTGGTCGATGAGGAGGACCTTTTCAAAGCGGGCGGACAGGGCCGGGAACCCGACTGCCCTTCGCCTCTCTTTCCACGGGAAAAGCGAATTTCTGGCAGCCGTGCAGACGCTCCCTCCCGAGCTCGGGGGGACCCACCCAAACCCCTCCTCGTGCGGGTCGTGGATTATGAGATGACACAAGAAGTCCTGCAGGTCGCGTGGGCGAAGGGCT harbors:
- the C10H6orf141 gene encoding uncharacterized protein C6orf141 homolog, with the protein product MNGPPPGMGAPGPRGAPNLAASPHSVRRARPFVREAGRGAPLALGAPNPSAAGASSSRGGAREHRQAGENVHCDSWVREKVLFLLHPERWLGTQGDSAREEVVDEEDLFKAGGQGREPDCPSPLFPREKRISGSRADAPSRARGDPPKPLLVRVVDYEMTQEVLQVAWAKGCMTTLTEERSMTAVTFPANTE